The genomic segment GGCCAGCAGCTCGGTGAAGCGCCCGTCCTGCGCGGCCGCCGGGTGCGCGGCCATCAGGTGGTGCATCGCTTCTCGCCCGATGATCGCGCCCTCGGTGCGCCGGCCGCGGCCCGGCAGCAGGCGGTCCAGCAGCGAGGAATAGGCCAGCAGCACCCAGCGCGCGGGAGCGAGCAGCAACATCACCGCCCGCAGGGGGCGGACCGATGCGAGGCTCAACCGCTCGGGATACTCCCGGTAGACCGTCTTCGGGATGATCTCGCCGAAGATCACCATCATCACCGTGGCGATGGCGACCGCCGCAAACTCGCCGCGATTGCCATAGCGCGCCGCCAGCGCGGCGGTCAGCACGGCGCTGAAGCTGACGTTCACCAGATTGTTGCCGATCAGGCAGGACAGCACCGGGTCCTCGATGCGGGCCAGCAGCCGGCGCAGGGCGGCCGCGCGCGGGTGCGGCTCGCGGCGCAGCCGCGTGCTCAGCCGGATGCGGCTGATGCTCATCAATCCCGTTTCGACGCCCGAGAAGAACGCCGAAGCAGTCAGGCAGGCCATGAGCACGACCACGGTCACCGCCGGGGAGAGAGCACTGCCGCTCATGGCGTCCCCCCCATCGTCGCCCGCGGCAGCCGCTGCAGGCGCAGCTTCGTCACGCGCAGGCCGTCCATCTCCAGCACCGTGCAGCGGTAGCGGTCCCACACCACGCGGTCGCCGCGCGCGGGGATGCGCCCCAGCTTCGCCATGACGAAACCGGCCAGGGTGACGTAGTCGTGGGACGGTTCGAGCGGGGCGCCGCAGGTCTCGCGGACCTGGCGCAGGTCCGTGACGCCGGCGACGATCCAGTTGCGGTCGCCCACGGCCAGGATCTCGGGATCTCCGGTGTCCGATTCGTCGAGCCAGGGGCCGGTCAGGGACTCGAGGCAGTCCTCCAGGGTGACCAGGCCCGCGAAGTCGCCGTGCTCGTCGAGCACGAAGGCCATGTGACCCCCGTCCACGCGCAGTTCGTGCATGAGCACCGAGACGGACTTCGACTCCGGCACGAAGACCGGCGCGCGCAGCATCGCGGCGTCCAGGACCGCGTCGTCGGCCCTGCCGAGCAGGTCCTTGAGGTGCAGCACGCCCACCGGCAGGTTGCGTCCCGGCTCGACCACGGGGTAGCGGTTCAGGCCCGCGTCGCGGGCGATCTCCAGGAGCTCCGGCCGGGACTGGCCGATCTCCAGCGACACGACGTCCGGTCGCGGCCGCATGATCTCGCGCACTTCCAGGCCGTCGAGCGTGAGCAGGCGGGAGACGAAGCGACCTTCGGTCTCGGTGAGCGAGGCGTCGTGCACGGCCATGTCCACGGCGGTGATCAGCTCCGGCACGGTCAGCGGCCGGCTGCCGGTGCGCTCGAAGGGCAGGCGCGCCAGCGCACGCCGCGTGATCAGGCCGTTGAGGTCCAGCACGGGCCGGATCACGGCCAGCCACACGCGCAGCGGCGCCTGCAGCAGGCGCGCCAGGGGCGGACCCAGGCGCAGGGCGATCAGCTTGGGCGTGATCTCACCGACCAGCAGCACGAGCACCGTCAGCGCCGGCACGGCGATCGCGAGGCCGCGCTGCCCGAAGCGCTCCAGCAGCAGGGAGGTGCCCAGGACGCTCACGCCGATGTTGACCAGCAGGTTGCCGATCAGCAGCGCCGCGAGCAGGCGCGGCGGGTCGGCCAGCAGGCGCAGGACGTGCCGGTCCGCTGGCGATCCCCGGCGCCGCAGGCGCGCCAGGTCCCCGTCCTGGAGCGAGAACAGGGCCGTCTCGGTGCCCGAGAAGAGCGCCGAGAACAGCAGGAGCAGGGCCAGGACGGCGACATCGAGCAAGCGATCCTCCCGGAGGTCGGCACTCGCGGGAGCATAGCCGTTGGCTTGACACCCTGCAAGCGCGTCACTAGGCTCTTCTTCTTGAGGCTCTGCTTCCTGAGGTTCTGCCTCTCGGCTCCCGTTTCCCGGCTCCGCGCGAGCCGAGCCGCCGCGAAAGGATCCCGTGCCGCGCACCCTCGTCACCCGCTTCGGCGCCCTGGGCGACCTCTGCCTGTGCGGCTGGTTCCTGGCCGGGCTCGCCGCCGCCGGCGGGCCGCGCGCGACGCTGGTGACCAAGGCCCGCTTCGCGCCCCTGGCCGCGCGCTTCGCCGGCGTCGACGAGGTGGTCGCGCTCGGGGACGGCGGTCCGGGCGACCTGGTCCGGCTCGCCCGCCGCCTGCGCGGGCACCGCGACGCGACGTGGCTCGACGCCCACGCCGTGCTGCGCAGCCGCGCCCTGCCGCTGCTGCTGGGGCGCGGCGCCGACGCCCGTCTGCGCAAGGACACCCTGCGTCGGCTGGCGCTGATCGGTTCGCGGCGCGCGCCGTGGCCGACCCTTCCCGACGACGCGCCCT from the bacterium genome contains:
- a CDS encoding DUF21 domain-containing protein; its protein translation is MSGSALSPAVTVVVLMACLTASAFFSGVETGLMSISRIRLSTRLRREPHPRAAALRRLLARIEDPVLSCLIGNNLVNVSFSAVLTAALAARYGNRGEFAAVAIATVMMVIFGEIIPKTVYREYPERLSLASVRPLRAVMLLLAPARWVLLAYSSLLDRLLPGRGRRTEGAIIGREAMHHLMAAHPAAAQDGRFTELLA
- a CDS encoding hemolysin family protein; translated protein: MLDVAVLALLLLFSALFSGTETALFSLQDGDLARLRRRGSPADRHVLRLLADPPRLLAALLIGNLLVNIGVSVLGTSLLLERFGQRGLAIAVPALTVLVLLVGEITPKLIALRLGPPLARLLQAPLRVWLAVIRPVLDLNGLITRRALARLPFERTGSRPLTVPELITAVDMAVHDASLTETEGRFVSRLLTLDGLEVREIMRPRPDVVSLEIGQSRPELLEIARDAGLNRYPVVEPGRNLPVGVLHLKDLLGRADDAVLDAAMLRAPVFVPESKSVSVLMHELRVDGGHMAFVLDEHGDFAGLVTLEDCLESLTGPWLDESDTGDPEILAVGDRNWIVAGVTDLRQVRETCGAPLEPSHDYVTLAGFVMAKLGRIPARGDRVVWDRYRCTVLEMDGLRVTKLRLQRLPRATMGGTP